From Denitrovibrio acetiphilus DSM 12809, the proteins below share one genomic window:
- a CDS encoding Crp/Fnr family transcriptional regulator has translation MFAFLNDQIKELLLSSASEKTFKKYDFLYMQGDDVSKAFVVSEGWVKISRINENGGECVVRVAAANESVGEDEILSAKQYGFTAQVITPALIYQIPKSAYDMAYKIDKEAVKEAIEQDTQYSVTADNDIVTDPYIAMGRLVEFLMSIGDNRSRKEMIVNLPYDKHLVAARLLMTPETLSRCLKKLKDIGVEIKKNTIFVPDIHKLVKIAVR, from the coding sequence ATGTTTGCATTTCTTAATGACCAGATAAAAGAATTACTTTTAAGCTCTGCATCGGAAAAAACTTTTAAAAAGTATGATTTTCTGTATATGCAGGGGGATGATGTCAGCAAAGCTTTTGTAGTAAGCGAAGGCTGGGTGAAGATATCCCGAATCAACGAAAATGGGGGAGAATGCGTTGTGCGTGTTGCCGCCGCCAATGAATCTGTCGGCGAAGATGAGATTCTTTCTGCAAAGCAGTACGGATTTACCGCACAGGTTATCACACCGGCTTTGATCTATCAGATACCTAAATCTGCCTATGATATGGCGTATAAAATAGACAAGGAAGCTGTAAAAGAGGCTATTGAGCAGGATACGCAGTACAGCGTGACTGCCGACAATGATATTGTTACTGACCCTTATATTGCAATGGGGAGGCTTGTTGAGTTTCTTATGAGCATCGGGGATAATCGATCCAGAAAGGAGATGATTGTTAATCTGCCCTACGATAAACATCTTGTTGCTGCAAGGCTCCTTATGACTCCGGAGACACTTTCCAGATGTCTTAAAAAGCTTAAAGATATTGGCGTTGAGATAAAAAAGAACACTATTTTTGTTCCTGATATACACAAGCTTGTAAAAATAGCTGTCCGCTAA
- a CDS encoding M20 family metallopeptidase has translation MIDKAAFLNELEEVVNIDSGTYYKKGVDAVGEWFADRYASMGWDIEWYEPDGELGKSFTAYNADHDDIDVLVMCHLDTVFPEGEVAKRPFSIEGDFCYGPGVADMKSGCVFLLHVLRELHAEQGLKKKYAVFFNGEEEIGSLHTRPIIEELSRKSKFAFAVEPARANGAFLNQRKGSSRYFIEFHGKAAHSGNNPEEGICAVTEAANWILFFKSMVDNEKGVYLNPGVVKGGTSVNSIPDFAEMKVDVRFIRQEDGEEVHDKIMKKLKTGFDEKVKIDLKGGITRPPMMPNDKTEEICEKIDELGRQNGVEVKWVFAGGGSDASFPSAFGVPSLCGMGLPGGKSHSAEEFLDLRQFEERFKLLKDILLM, from the coding sequence GTGATCGATAAAGCTGCTTTTCTGAATGAACTGGAAGAAGTCGTAAATATTGACAGCGGTACATACTATAAAAAAGGCGTCGATGCTGTAGGGGAGTGGTTTGCCGACAGATATGCCTCTATGGGGTGGGATATTGAATGGTATGAGCCTGATGGAGAGCTTGGTAAAAGCTTTACTGCATACAACGCCGACCATGATGATATCGATGTGCTCGTTATGTGTCACCTTGACACGGTTTTCCCCGAAGGGGAGGTTGCGAAAAGACCTTTTAGTATTGAAGGTGATTTCTGCTATGGACCGGGTGTTGCTGATATGAAGTCCGGCTGTGTATTTCTTCTTCATGTTCTCAGGGAGCTGCATGCAGAGCAAGGGCTGAAAAAAAAATATGCTGTATTTTTTAATGGTGAGGAAGAGATAGGAAGCCTGCATACAAGACCAATCATAGAAGAGCTCTCCCGTAAATCAAAATTCGCTTTCGCTGTGGAGCCTGCAAGGGCGAACGGCGCCTTTCTTAATCAGCGTAAGGGTTCTTCCCGTTATTTTATAGAATTTCACGGCAAGGCTGCCCATTCCGGTAATAATCCCGAAGAGGGAATATGCGCAGTTACAGAAGCCGCGAACTGGATTCTTTTCTTCAAGTCTATGGTTGATAATGAGAAGGGTGTATATCTTAACCCCGGAGTAGTGAAGGGGGGAACATCTGTAAACAGCATCCCTGACTTTGCTGAGATGAAAGTTGATGTCAGGTTTATCAGGCAGGAAGACGGCGAAGAAGTGCATGACAAAATCATGAAAAAGCTTAAGACCGGATTTGATGAAAAAGTTAAAATAGACCTTAAAGGTGGAATAACCAGACCGCCAATGATGCCCAATGATAAAACAGAAGAGATATGCGAAAAAATAGATGAACTTGGCAGGCAGAATGGCGTTGAGGTTAAGTGGGTGTTTGCCGGTGGGGGCTCAGATGCTTCTTTTCCTTCTGCGTTCGGCGTACCTTCCTTGTGCGGTATGGGACTGCCGGGCGGTAAGTCGCATTCTGCTGAAGAGTTTCTCGATCTTCGTCAGTTTGAAGAGAGATTTAAGCTTTTGAAAGATATCCTGCTGATGTAA
- the gatB gene encoding Asp-tRNA(Asn)/Glu-tRNA(Gln) amidotransferase subunit GatB has protein sequence MNYEPVIGLEVHVQMATESKIFCTCSNKFGSAPNTNVCPVCLGMPGVLPVMNEKVMEFTVKAGLALNCEIRNKSVFARKNYFYPDLPKAYQISQYELPICENGYIDIELEDGTQKRIGITRIHIEEDAGKLVHSADGSGVDLNRTGTPLMEIVSEPDLRSAEEAKAYLQKVKTILKYVEVSDCNMEEGSMRCDANVSLRPVGREKFGTRAEIKNVNSFKNVERAIKYEEKRQAKLLDEGGTVVQETRLFNADTGTTASMRGKEDAHDYRYFPDPDLVPLVLENEFIDNIKNSLPELPDARMKRFMEEFSLPAYDAAFLTSEKNYAEFFETALKAHNNPKGISNLIMTELMRHANDKQCEINEAGISPENLAEIVKLLDSGTISGNISKKLFEEVLESGKKPSVIVEEKGMAQNSDEGELEKIVKQVIDANPDETERFRAGDKKLQGFFMGQIMRASKGKANPGVVTQLLNKLIK, from the coding sequence ATGAATTACGAACCTGTTATAGGACTTGAAGTACACGTTCAGATGGCGACAGAATCAAAGATATTCTGTACCTGTTCTAATAAATTCGGCTCAGCCCCGAACACTAACGTCTGCCCTGTTTGTCTCGGTATGCCCGGTGTTCTACCTGTGATGAATGAAAAAGTTATGGAATTCACCGTTAAGGCGGGGCTTGCACTTAACTGCGAAATCAGAAACAAATCAGTCTTCGCTCGGAAGAACTACTTTTACCCCGACCTGCCGAAAGCTTATCAGATATCTCAATACGAACTGCCTATCTGCGAAAACGGCTATATTGACATCGAGCTTGAAGACGGAACACAGAAAAGAATCGGAATAACCCGTATCCACATTGAAGAAGATGCAGGAAAGCTTGTTCACTCCGCAGACGGTTCAGGCGTTGACCTCAACCGCACGGGAACACCCCTTATGGAGATAGTATCAGAACCTGACCTGCGCAGTGCCGAAGAGGCAAAAGCATATCTCCAGAAGGTTAAAACCATTCTTAAATATGTGGAAGTATCCGACTGCAACATGGAGGAAGGTTCCATGAGATGTGACGCCAACGTGTCGCTTCGTCCTGTCGGTCGCGAGAAATTCGGTACACGTGCAGAAATTAAAAACGTCAACTCTTTCAAAAACGTTGAAAGAGCTATCAAATACGAAGAGAAACGTCAGGCAAAACTTCTGGATGAAGGTGGGACTGTCGTGCAGGAAACACGCCTTTTCAACGCAGACACAGGCACAACAGCCTCCATGCGCGGAAAAGAAGATGCCCACGATTACAGATATTTTCCGGATCCTGATCTTGTTCCACTTGTGCTTGAAAACGAATTTATAGACAATATAAAAAACAGCCTGCCGGAGCTTCCTGATGCTCGGATGAAACGCTTCATGGAAGAGTTCTCTCTCCCCGCATACGATGCAGCTTTCCTCACATCCGAAAAAAACTATGCAGAGTTTTTCGAAACAGCTCTTAAGGCTCATAACAATCCGAAAGGTATCAGCAACCTCATTATGACAGAGCTTATGAGACACGCTAACGACAAGCAGTGCGAAATCAATGAAGCAGGTATTTCACCAGAAAACCTCGCCGAAATTGTGAAACTTCTGGATAGTGGGACAATCAGCGGCAATATCTCTAAAAAATTGTTCGAAGAGGTGCTTGAAAGCGGCAAAAAACCTTCTGTCATTGTTGAAGAGAAAGGGATGGCGCAAAACTCTGATGAAGGAGAACTTGAAAAGATCGTTAAACAGGTCATAGATGCTAATCCTGACGAAACAGAGCGTTTCCGTGCCGGCGATAAAAAACTTCAGGGATTTTTCATGGGACAGATAATGAGAGCGTCCAAAGGGAAAGCAAACCCGGGTGTCGTCACTCAGCTTCTGAACAAACTGATAAAGTAA
- the dcuC gene encoding C4-dicarboxylate transporter DcuC — MLFFSTLCVVVLTGYLIFKRYLPPAVLFASGLILMGIASFCGRHEFVVLDEVDSSGTVLLDMFLQIKHIMTGKLADVGLVVMSASGFAAYMKYIGAAGAMIRVVTQPLLLVRRPYFVLVLVYFAAQILNIFIPSASGLGILLMVSVYPVLVRIGLSPASVAAVIATAGALDMGPASPSTNIAAELLGIGVVEYFTKYQVVIAFPVMLFTGALHYYVQRGFDRRDILAGQRNFTAHHDSPAYRDVPGFYALFPMLPVFLLVGLSDPISGRVKLDVVSAVFLSMTICIVIEYLRIFNLKKTFAGVKAFFNGMGTAFSSIVMLIFAAQTFAYGLKAVGLMDWLLHFAQSSNVMVYVVTISLVGFASFITGSGNASFFGFSGFVMHIAAGGGYEAVSLMLPVQFATGLCRSISPVSGVVIAVAGVSEVDPIEIIKRTAIPMLSAVLLTSVLSKLIL; from the coding sequence ATGTTATTTTTTTCAACATTATGTGTTGTGGTGCTGACCGGATATCTGATCTTTAAAAGGTATTTACCGCCAGCTGTTCTCTTTGCTTCCGGGCTTATTCTGATGGGTATTGCATCTTTTTGCGGGCGTCATGAGTTTGTGGTTTTAGATGAAGTGGACTCATCTGGTACAGTGCTTCTTGATATGTTCCTCCAGATAAAGCATATCATGACGGGAAAGCTTGCGGATGTGGGGCTTGTCGTTATGAGTGCAAGCGGGTTTGCTGCCTATATGAAATATATAGGTGCTGCCGGGGCTATGATAAGAGTTGTTACTCAACCTCTTCTGCTTGTGAGGAGACCATATTTTGTCCTTGTACTTGTTTATTTTGCAGCGCAGATACTTAACATCTTCATACCTAGTGCCTCAGGGCTTGGGATACTTCTTATGGTATCTGTTTATCCGGTTCTTGTGCGTATTGGGCTGAGCCCTGCGAGTGTCGCTGCTGTTATAGCCACAGCCGGAGCTCTCGACATGGGGCCGGCGTCCCCGTCAACGAATATTGCGGCGGAACTTCTCGGGATAGGTGTTGTCGAATATTTTACAAAATACCAGGTTGTTATCGCATTTCCTGTGATGCTGTTTACCGGGGCACTGCATTATTACGTGCAGAGAGGGTTCGACAGGAGGGATATTCTCGCCGGACAGAGAAATTTTACCGCCCACCATGACAGTCCGGCATATAGGGATGTGCCAGGTTTTTACGCCCTTTTTCCCATGCTTCCGGTCTTTCTGCTTGTTGGACTGAGTGATCCTATTTCTGGGCGTGTGAAGCTTGATGTTGTTTCGGCAGTTTTTCTGAGTATGACTATCTGCATTGTCATTGAATATTTACGAATATTTAATCTTAAGAAGACATTTGCAGGAGTTAAAGCTTTTTTTAACGGGATGGGAACCGCCTTTTCGTCGATTGTGATGCTTATTTTTGCTGCCCAGACTTTTGCGTATGGGTTAAAAGCTGTTGGTCTGATGGACTGGCTTCTTCATTTTGCCCAGAGCAGCAATGTGATGGTTTATGTTGTGACAATCTCGCTGGTTGGTTTTGCATCGTTCATCACCGGCAGCGGTAATGCGTCCTTCTTTGGCTTTTCCGGTTTTGTTATGCATATTGCAGCCGGGGGAGGCTATGAGGCTGTTTCTCTGATGTTACCTGTTCAGTTTGCTACAGGGCTTTGCAGGAGTATTTCACCTGTTTCCGGGGTTGTGATAGCTGTTGCCGGAGTGTCAGAAGTTGACCCCATCGAAATAATTAAACGGACGGCTATTCCGATGCTGAGCGCAGTATTGCTGACATCGGTACTTAGTAAACTTATCTTGTAA
- the dcuC gene encoding C4-dicarboxylate transporter DcuC, giving the protein MVHILTILIVCAAGYLIVKKYQTQTVIFAAGLLLLTIAAFQGNDFVSMAKSKSTGWVVFDIFDMIRVIISGRVGKLGLIIMAAGGFAKYMGHIGAARAMVDLTVKPLSKLRSPYVVIALAYLLGQVLNIFIPSASGLAMLLLISMFPILIRLGATPASSAAVIATTACLDLGPASGNSLLGARTSGMDASTYFVSEQLMLAVPAMIVIAVLHFFVQRYFDKRALESSDVSEKLEEFRSKQESARKVPALYAILPTLPLILLLVFSKFVVASIKLNVVTAMFISLIVAVFFELVYTRKAKEVMADVKVFFIGMGDTLAGIVTLIFAAEVFALGLKAVGFIDMLLSSAHGVGLPAIGLLIVIVLIIGITALMTGSGNAAFFSFANLAPDAAAAFGLKAVVFVLPMQLVAGLFRSFSPVAGVVLACAGTADVSPFEVVKRTFIPMAGGVIVVVIGSWFML; this is encoded by the coding sequence ATGGTACATATACTGACAATACTTATTGTCTGTGCTGCCGGATACCTGATAGTAAAAAAGTATCAGACTCAAACAGTTATCTTTGCGGCGGGGCTGCTTCTGCTCACTATAGCCGCTTTTCAGGGGAACGATTTTGTTTCGATGGCAAAAAGCAAGAGTACAGGCTGGGTAGTATTTGATATTTTTGATATGATCCGTGTAATTATATCAGGACGTGTCGGAAAACTCGGGCTGATTATTATGGCTGCCGGCGGTTTTGCAAAATATATGGGGCACATAGGCGCCGCAAGAGCTATGGTTGACCTGACGGTTAAGCCGCTTAGTAAGCTGAGGAGCCCTTATGTTGTCATTGCCCTTGCTTATCTTCTGGGGCAGGTTTTGAATATATTTATACCGAGTGCTTCCGGTCTGGCTATGCTGCTTCTAATTTCAATGTTTCCTATCCTTATAAGGCTCGGAGCAACTCCTGCCAGTTCTGCTGCTGTAATTGCTACTACGGCGTGTCTGGATCTTGGGCCTGCATCCGGTAACAGCCTGCTCGGGGCAAGAACATCGGGAATGGATGCCAGCACGTATTTTGTCTCAGAGCAGCTTATGCTTGCTGTGCCGGCTATGATCGTTATTGCTGTTTTGCATTTTTTTGTTCAGAGATATTTTGATAAACGTGCCCTTGAAAGCAGTGATGTTTCTGAAAAGCTCGAAGAATTTCGCAGCAAGCAAGAATCCGCACGCAAAGTTCCCGCTCTGTACGCTATTCTTCCGACGCTTCCGCTTATCCTTTTGCTGGTTTTCAGTAAGTTTGTTGTGGCGAGTATAAAGCTTAATGTGGTTACGGCTATGTTTATCAGTCTTATCGTTGCAGTATTTTTCGAGCTTGTGTACACGAGAAAGGCAAAAGAAGTTATGGCTGATGTGAAAGTCTTTTTCATAGGGATGGGGGACACTCTTGCCGGAATCGTAACACTGATTTTTGCGGCAGAGGTTTTCGCACTGGGGCTTAAGGCTGTCGGTTTCATTGACATGCTTTTATCAAGTGCGCATGGCGTTGGTCTGCCGGCTATCGGGCTTCTGATCGTTATTGTCCTGATTATCGGTATTACTGCACTGATGACTGGTAGCGGAAATGCTGCTTTTTTTAGTTTTGCTAATCTTGCACCGGATGCCGCCGCTGCTTTTGGGTTAAAAGCAGTTGTTTTTGTTTTGCCTATGCAGCTTGTTGCAGGGCTTTTCAGAAGTTTTTCTCCTGTCGCCGGGGTTGTTCTGGCATGTGCTGGGACTGCGGACGTTTCGCCTTTCGAAGTGGTTAAGCGTACTTTTATTCCCATGGCAGGTGGAGTTATTGTCGTTGTCATCGGAAGCTGGTTTATGCTTTGA
- a CDS encoding ABC transporter ATP-binding protein — MIELRELSKKYGEATAVDGISLSINEGEMCVLIGPSGCGKSTTLKMINRMIDMSSGDVYVRGQNIKDQKAEILRRRIGYVIQSIGLFPHMTVGENIAVVPKLLKWKDEKIKAQVDSLLELVELGAEYADKYPSQLSGGEAQRVGVARALAAEPEILLMDEPFGALDPVTRESLQKGLLRIQKKLKKTVVFVTHDIDEAVRLATKIAIMKDGRIMQYDTPQNILSSPADKFTAKFVGKDRALKNLSRKYANEIMEKTAVVSLHAEMSEAETLFDGKVYLWVVNDEGELKGWLNKSDNSGGDCVEDNMSEVDTAEYSISEDSTLKDALSKLVMHGVVVLPVTKGDVVVGEVDIQKILEAGSE; from the coding sequence ATGATAGAGCTTAGAGAGTTATCAAAAAAATATGGTGAAGCTACCGCTGTGGATGGCATCAGTTTGAGTATAAACGAAGGAGAGATGTGTGTTTTAATCGGCCCGTCAGGGTGCGGGAAATCCACCACTCTTAAGATGATCAACCGGATGATTGATATGTCGTCGGGGGATGTCTATGTGCGCGGGCAGAATATCAAAGACCAGAAGGCGGAGATCCTCCGGCGCAGAATCGGTTATGTGATACAGAGCATTGGTCTCTTTCCGCATATGACGGTGGGGGAGAATATCGCCGTTGTTCCGAAGCTGCTTAAGTGGAAAGATGAGAAGATCAAAGCGCAGGTTGACAGTCTGCTGGAGCTTGTGGAACTTGGGGCGGAATATGCGGATAAATATCCGTCACAGCTTTCGGGTGGAGAAGCCCAGAGAGTTGGCGTTGCCAGAGCACTTGCCGCAGAACCTGAGATACTCCTTATGGACGAGCCGTTCGGTGCGCTTGATCCCGTCACCAGAGAATCTTTACAGAAGGGGCTTCTGCGCATCCAGAAGAAACTGAAAAAGACAGTAGTATTTGTAACCCACGACATAGATGAAGCTGTCAGGCTTGCCACTAAGATAGCTATCATGAAAGACGGCAGAATAATGCAGTATGATACTCCTCAGAATATCCTGAGCAGCCCCGCAGACAAGTTTACTGCAAAATTTGTGGGTAAAGACCGGGCTTTGAAAAATCTTTCACGTAAATATGCAAACGAGATAATGGAGAAGACCGCCGTTGTTAGCCTTCATGCTGAGATGTCTGAAGCAGAGACACTTTTTGACGGTAAAGTTTACCTCTGGGTTGTGAATGATGAAGGCGAGCTGAAAGGCTGGCTGAATAAATCTGATAATTCCGGCGGAGATTGTGTTGAGGATAACATGTCAGAAGTTGATACTGCGGAGTATTCTATCTCAGAGGATAGTACCCTGAAAGATGCATTGTCAAAGCTTGTTATGCATGGGGTTGTTGTTTTGCCGGTGACAAAGGGCGATGTCGTTGTCGGGGAAGTTGATATACAAAAGATTCTGGAGGCTGGGAGTGAATAG
- a CDS encoding ABC transporter permease gives MNSGRRIAFTGVLFLLAVGSLSIMKGSSGGGFSSEQVLYGRSSFLTLALEHILLVGSSSFAAAVTGVALGVFVTRRAGRSFLPVVNMLASVGQTFPPVAVLALAVPLVGFGREPTVIALFCYGIFPIVRNTITGIESVDKDIRDAARGVGMYDREVLFRVELPLAASIIIAGIRTSVIINIGTATIGATIGAGGFGAPIISGLINNNFYFVLQGGICVALLAIFSDQIFEFAVMKFKRV, from the coding sequence GTGAATAGTGGCAGGCGGATAGCCTTTACAGGGGTGCTCTTTCTGCTTGCGGTGGGGTCACTCTCAATCATGAAGGGAAGCTCCGGCGGCGGATTCAGCTCTGAGCAGGTGCTATACGGCAGATCCAGTTTTCTGACGCTGGCTTTGGAGCACATACTTCTTGTGGGGAGTTCATCATTTGCTGCCGCTGTAACAGGTGTTGCTCTGGGAGTATTTGTTACCAGACGTGCCGGGCGTAGTTTTCTACCTGTGGTTAATATGCTGGCATCTGTGGGGCAGACTTTTCCCCCTGTTGCGGTTCTTGCCCTTGCTGTACCGCTTGTTGGGTTTGGCAGGGAGCCCACGGTTATAGCTCTTTTCTGCTACGGGATTTTTCCTATAGTCCGCAACACTATAACCGGGATAGAGTCTGTGGATAAAGACATCAGGGATGCAGCCAGAGGCGTAGGGATGTATGACAGAGAGGTGCTCTTCAGAGTAGAACTGCCCCTTGCGGCATCTATAATAATAGCCGGTATCAGGACATCCGTTATTATAAACATCGGGACAGCAACCATCGGGGCAACAATTGGGGCCGGCGGTTTCGGTGCACCAATCATATCTGGGCTTATTAATAATAATTTTTATTTTGTTTTGCAGGGGGGGATTTGTGTTGCTCTGCTCGCTATCTTTTCAGATCAGATTTTTGAATTTGCTGTCATGAAATTTAAAAGAGTATAG
- the gatA gene encoding Asp-tRNA(Asn)/Glu-tRNA(Gln) amidotransferase subunit GatA: MSFLNKNLKELTDGLAGKDFSSKELVQFYLDRIKKYDSEIQAFNYINENALKQAEAIDAKRLKGETLPAYAGVPVALKDLLITKDMPTTCSSKFLEGFKPPFNGTAVSLLEEAGFINLGKLSMDEFAMGSSNENAAFKKTRNPWDTTKVPGGSSGGSAASVAAGLAPVTLGSDTGGSIRQPASLCGVVGMKPTYGRVSRFGLVAFASSLDQIGPMGKSAFDLASILSVIGKHDSKDSTSANVDQKDYTKDLTDDVRGMKIGIPKEYFAEGLAPDVKSAVADAIKKYTDLGCEMVDISLPHTDYALATYYIIATAEASSNLGRYDGVRFGRRAEADNLRDMYFNSRTEGFGEEVKRRIMLGTYVLSAGYYDAYYLKAQRVRTLIKQDFVEAFKTVDAIICPTSPTTAFKAGAKTEDPLQMYLSDIYTLSLNLFGGCGLSLPCGFDKDGMPIGVQLMGNYFEEGKILNLAHAFELATDISRIPEKLKI; this comes from the coding sequence ATGAGCTTCTTAAACAAAAACCTGAAAGAGCTGACCGACGGTCTGGCAGGAAAAGATTTTTCCTCTAAAGAGCTTGTGCAGTTCTATCTGGACAGAATAAAAAAATACGACAGCGAAATTCAGGCGTTCAACTACATAAACGAAAACGCACTGAAACAGGCGGAAGCCATAGATGCAAAAAGGTTAAAAGGGGAAACTCTGCCTGCTTATGCCGGTGTGCCTGTTGCCCTGAAAGACCTGCTGATAACAAAGGATATGCCTACAACATGCAGCTCAAAGTTTCTGGAAGGTTTCAAGCCCCCTTTTAACGGGACAGCCGTAAGCCTCCTCGAAGAAGCGGGATTCATAAACCTTGGCAAACTCTCCATGGACGAATTCGCCATGGGGTCTTCCAACGAAAACGCAGCATTTAAAAAGACACGCAACCCATGGGATACAACAAAAGTTCCCGGCGGTTCATCAGGCGGTTCAGCCGCATCCGTTGCCGCTGGTCTCGCACCTGTCACACTCGGCAGCGACACAGGCGGTTCCATACGTCAGCCCGCATCGCTTTGCGGTGTTGTCGGCATGAAGCCCACATACGGACGTGTATCACGTTTCGGGCTGGTAGCTTTCGCATCATCCCTCGACCAGATCGGCCCTATGGGCAAATCTGCGTTCGACCTTGCGTCCATACTTTCTGTAATAGGAAAGCACGACAGCAAAGACTCTACTTCTGCCAACGTTGATCAGAAAGATTATACCAAAGACCTCACCGACGATGTTAGAGGGATGAAAATCGGTATTCCTAAAGAATATTTTGCAGAAGGGCTGGCACCTGATGTTAAATCCGCTGTGGCAGACGCTATAAAAAAATATACTGACCTCGGCTGTGAGATGGTTGATATCAGCCTGCCTCACACTGACTACGCACTTGCGACCTACTACATTATCGCAACAGCAGAGGCGTCCAGCAACCTGGGGCGCTATGACGGCGTGCGTTTCGGCAGACGTGCTGAGGCTGACAATCTGCGTGACATGTATTTCAACTCACGGACAGAAGGCTTCGGAGAAGAGGTCAAGAGACGCATAATGCTCGGCACATACGTTCTCTCTGCCGGTTACTATGACGCTTATTACCTGAAAGCACAGCGTGTCAGAACACTCATTAAGCAGGACTTCGTTGAGGCGTTTAAAACTGTCGACGCTATAATCTGCCCGACATCACCAACAACCGCTTTCAAAGCCGGTGCAAAAACAGAAGATCCGCTCCAGATGTATCTGAGCGACATATATACGCTCTCCCTGAACTTATTCGGCGGGTGCGGACTTTCCTTACCTTGCGGATTTGACAAAGACGGCATGCCGATAGGTGTTCAGCTTATGGGTAACTATTTCGAAGAGGGGAAAATACTGAACCTTGCCCACGCTTTCGAGCTGGCAACAGACATCAGCAGAATCCCTGAAAAACTTAAAATATAG
- the gatC gene encoding Asp-tRNA(Asn)/Glu-tRNA(Gln) amidotransferase subunit GatC gives MSETISIKDVKHIANLARLSFDEAGAEKLKDDLNSILGYVDKLNELDTSDVEPTSHTLDIYTVTRPDKAEPSLTNEEALANAPQSENAHFKVPKVME, from the coding sequence GTGTCTGAGACCATATCTATCAAAGATGTAAAGCACATCGCAAACCTCGCTCGGCTCAGTTTTGACGAAGCCGGAGCAGAAAAACTTAAAGATGACCTTAACAGTATACTGGGATACGTGGACAAGCTGAACGAGCTGGACACATCCGATGTTGAGCCGACATCCCATACACTGGATATATATACTGTAACAAGACCGGACAAAGCAGAGCCTTCTCTCACTAACGAAGAAGCGCTGGCAAACGCTCCCCAATCTGAAAACGCACACTTTAAAGTACCGAAGGTGATGGAATGA
- the mce gene encoding methylmalonyl-CoA epimerase → MLEKIDHIGIAVKNLEEATAFYKTMGIEPYHFEEVISQRVKVAFIKIGESNIELLEPTSDDSPIAKFLEKKGEGIHHIAYRVDDIQNALDALKADGAKLINEEPMDGAHGMKVAFVHPKSVNGVLTELSQLQTK, encoded by the coding sequence ATGCTTGAGAAGATAGACCATATAGGCATAGCTGTCAAAAATCTTGAAGAGGCTACAGCCTTTTACAAAACTATGGGCATCGAACCTTACCATTTTGAAGAGGTTATAAGCCAGAGAGTTAAGGTCGCTTTTATAAAGATCGGCGAATCTAATATAGAACTTCTGGAGCCAACTTCAGATGACAGCCCCATTGCAAAATTCCTCGAAAAGAAAGGGGAAGGGATCCACCACATCGCCTATCGTGTTGATGACATACAAAATGCTCTGGACGCACTCAAGGCAGACGGAGCAAAGCTCATAAACGAAGAACCAATGGACGGGGCTCATGGAATGAAAGTAGCTTTTGTTCACCCCAAAAGCGTAAACGGCGTGCTCACAGAGCTTTCACAGTTGCAAACAAAATAA
- a CDS encoding DUF1566 domain-containing protein translates to MFHLNAAGYDDWRLPSATEFISIADYSTREPAVLSLFVNYLININSGFYWSSTTDSIDHDYAVRFSGAEGLLNATAKSGTWSIRCVRSTP, encoded by the coding sequence ATATTTCACTTAAATGCTGCCGGCTATGACGACTGGAGACTGCCGAGCGCAACAGAATTCATATCCATAGCGGATTACAGCACTCGGGAACCTGCCGTCCTCAGCCTGTTTGTTAACTATCTCATAAATATAAACTCTGGTTTTTACTGGTCATCAACAACAGATTCTATAGACCATGATTACGCAGTGAGATTCTCCGGTGCGGAAGGTCTTTTAAACGCTACGGCTAAGTCAGGCACATGGTCTATAAGATGTGTGCGGAGTACGCCATAG